Proteins co-encoded in one Setaria viridis chromosome 9, Setaria_viridis_v4.0, whole genome shotgun sequence genomic window:
- the LOC117839597 gene encoding single myb histone 6, whose translation MGAPKQRWTSEEEAALRAGIARHGVGKWRTILKDPEFSSTLCYRSNVDLKDKWRNMNVIVSTSSSRDKGKTAVRKTRTTPKNNDHTVVISTAVTSDIDDEIVDEKPIAAVPSEAQNTSNPKKSHSRLDNIIMEAIKSLNEPTGSHRTTIANYIEEQYWPPSDFDHLLSAKLKDLATSGKLIKVNRKYRIAPSSPNSEGRSPKMLLLEDVQREPVKIGSNDSKTLTRSQVDAELARMATMTGEEASAAAARAVAEAEAIMAEAEAAAREAEAAEAEAQAAQAFAEAAFLTLKNRNTANLMAQA comes from the exons ATGGGGGCTCCAAAACAGAGGTGGACATCTGAGGAAGAGGCTGCTCTTAGAGCTGGAATAGCAAGGCATGGAGTTGGAAAATGGCGCACAATATTGAAAGACCCAGAGTTTAGTTCCACCTTATGCTATCGCTCAAATGTTGACCTCAAG GACAAATGGCGCAACATGAATGTAATTGTCAGTACATCGAGTTCTCGTGACAAGGGAAAGACTGCAGTGAGGAAAACACGAACTACTCCCAAGAATAATGATCACACCGTGGTAATCAGCACAGCAGTTACTTCTGATATTGATGACGAGATTGTTGATGAAAAGCCTATAGCAGCAGTGCCTAGTGAAGCACAGAATACATCAAATCCAAAGAAATCTCACTCGAG ACTAGATAATATTATAATGGAGGCTATAAAGAGCTTAAATGAGCCTACGGGGTCTCACAGAACTACTATTGCTAATTACATAGAG GAGCAATATTGGCCACCTAGTGATTTTGATCACTTACTATCTGCAAAACTGAAGGACTTGGCCACCAGTGGAAAATTGATAAAG GTGAATCGCAAGTACAGGATAGCACCTAGCTCGCCCAATTCAGAGGGCCGAAGCCCCAAAATGCTTTTGTTGGAAGACGTGCAAAGAGAGCCTGTCAAAATAGGGAGCAATGATAGTAAAACCCTTACGAGATCTCAAGTTGATGCCGAATTGGCACGTATGGCGACAATGACTGGTGAGGAAGCTTCAGCAGCAGCTGCTCGTGCAGTTGCTGAAGCAGAGGCTATCATGGCAGAAGCtgaagcagcagcaagagaAGCAGAAGCTGCAGAAGCAGAAGCCCAAGCTGCACAAGCCTTTGCTGAAGCAGCGTTTTTGACACTGAAGAATAGAAACACTGCAAATTTG ATGGCCCAAGCTTGA